In a genomic window of Weissella tructae:
- a CDS encoding D-alanyl-D-alanine carboxypeptidase family protein: MRRLKQAVMVLMAMVMVLGSTSASAAVFTPETSSTAALLVDLNTGRIVAEKNGDERLPLGSVSKLVVAYFIEEAVAEGKLSWDQKIKIKPKLAEYSHDMSVATVPLYVDGEYTLEDLMNATLLPSSNSASLVLADLIAGDQEKFNEMANEKLASWGIPDANWSSASGLPVGALGPFQTDTYHEDDMNRLSAREVAIIAGRIMQDYPHMLTFNGKITEQFPDGKGGYVKLENTNELLKDKEFKVLGMKTGTILEYGKNLVAKTSIHGVPVLSVVLNARPADSETEVFTTSKNMWHQASAQLKAETLDRGTTVSDVKDNQAAAGQASVSLAKKQSFLLGVQEDMPKFDDVKLTSEVPYKAGETIGSAKWQFSTKSDNYLPGVGTVKVMTDEDVEPANWFVRTWRSIFG; this comes from the coding sequence ATGAGACGATTGAAACAAGCTGTGATGGTGTTAATGGCGATGGTGATGGTATTAGGGTCAACATCGGCGTCAGCTGCAGTGTTTACACCTGAGACGAGTTCAACAGCAGCGTTGTTAGTGGATTTGAATACAGGACGCATTGTTGCTGAAAAGAACGGGGATGAGCGTTTGCCGTTAGGGTCAGTATCCAAATTAGTGGTTGCTTACTTTATTGAAGAAGCGGTCGCTGAAGGGAAATTGTCTTGGGATCAAAAAATTAAAATTAAGCCAAAGTTAGCTGAATACAGTCATGATATGTCAGTTGCGACGGTGCCATTGTATGTCGATGGTGAATACACATTAGAAGATTTGATGAATGCAACGTTACTACCTTCAAGTAATAGTGCGTCATTAGTTTTGGCTGACTTAATTGCCGGTGACCAAGAAAAGTTTAATGAAATGGCAAATGAAAAATTAGCCAGTTGGGGAATTCCGGATGCAAACTGGTCATCAGCTAGTGGATTACCAGTTGGTGCGCTAGGTCCTTTTCAAACTGATACATATCATGAAGATGATATGAATCGATTATCTGCTCGTGAAGTAGCCATTATTGCGGGACGTATTATGCAGGATTATCCGCATATGTTGACGTTCAATGGTAAAATCACGGAACAATTCCCGGATGGGAAGGGCGGATACGTTAAACTTGAGAATACAAATGAATTGTTGAAAGACAAGGAATTTAAAGTTTTGGGGATGAAGACTGGGACCATTTTAGAATATGGGAAAAACTTAGTTGCTAAAACAAGTATTCATGGTGTGCCTGTGCTATCTGTTGTTTTGAATGCGCGTCCAGCAGATAGTGAAACAGAAGTATTTACAACATCTAAAAATATGTGGCATCAAGCATCTGCGCAATTGAAAGCTGAAACCCTAGATAGAGGGACGACTGTGTCGGATGTGAAAGATAATCAAGCTGCTGCAGGGCAAGCGTCAGTTAGTTTAGCTAAGAAACAATCATTCTTGCTTGGTGTGCAAGAAGATATGCCTAAGTTTGATGATGTAAAGTTAACATCAGAAGTGCCCTATAAAGCAGGAGAAACAATTGGTTCAGCTAAATGGCAATTTAGTACGAAATCTGACAATTATCTACCTGGTGTTGGTACAGTGAAGGTTATGACAGACGAAGATGTTGAGCCGGCGAACTGGTTTGTTCGTACGTGGCGATCAATCTTCGGGTAG
- a CDS encoding F0F1 ATP synthase subunit epsilon — translation MLEKHTFAVDVVTPDGDVFTHADATMVVLHTVSGETGVMANHTPFISALRISEVKIENQTEGFEKLIAVNGGFAEFSNNLLTIVADAAERADTIDVARATAARERAERHLREAQNKRESERAEAALSRAVNRIHAATGK, via the coding sequence ATGTTAGAGAAGCACACCTTTGCGGTTGATGTCGTAACGCCTGATGGCGATGTCTTTACTCATGCAGATGCAACGATGGTCGTTTTACACACAGTAAGTGGTGAAACGGGTGTCATGGCCAATCACACACCGTTTATTTCAGCTCTTCGTATCAGTGAGGTTAAGATTGAAAACCAAACTGAAGGTTTCGAAAAATTGATTGCGGTTAATGGTGGTTTTGCTGAGTTCTCAAACAATCTATTAACCATTGTGGCTGATGCCGCTGAACGTGCCGATACGATTGACGTGGCTCGTGCAACTGCTGCTCGTGAACGTGCTGAACGTCACTTGCGCGAAGCACAAAACAAGCGTGAATCTGAACGTGCCGAAGCAGCGCTATCGCGTGCGGTTAACCGTATCCACGCTGCAACTGGAAAATAA
- the atpD gene encoding F0F1 ATP synthase subunit beta, whose product MSNGQIVQVIGPVVDVAFPTGTPMPAINNALLVDLGDGQQLTVEVSIELGDGVVRTIAMDSTDGLQRGMQVTDSGAPIEVPVGEATLGRVLNVLGDPVDNGEAFAADAKRMPIHRSAPAYDELTTSVEVLETGIKVIDLLAPYIRGGKIGLFGGAGVGKTVLIQELIHNIAQGHNGISVFTGVGERTREGNDMYHEMKDSGVLAQTAMVYGQMNEPPGARMRVALTGLTIAEYFRDVNHQDVLLFIDNIFRFTQAGSEVSALLGRIPSAVGYQPTLATEMGQLQERITSTKNGSITSIQAVYVPADDYTDPAPATTFAHLDATTNLERSLTQQGIYPAVDPLASTSTALTPEIVGQMHYDVASEVQRTLQRYRELQDIISILGMDELSDEEKTIVNRARRIQFFLSQPFSVAETFTGVQGEYVPVAETVRSFKAILDGEFDQYPEEAFRNVGAIEQVAQKAEKLMG is encoded by the coding sequence ATGAGTAACGGACAAATTGTTCAAGTCATTGGACCGGTTGTCGATGTGGCCTTTCCGACTGGAACACCAATGCCAGCTATCAACAATGCTTTGCTTGTTGATCTTGGTGATGGCCAACAGTTGACGGTCGAAGTATCGATTGAACTTGGTGATGGAGTTGTACGTACAATTGCGATGGACTCTACCGACGGACTACAACGTGGGATGCAAGTAACTGATTCAGGGGCACCGATTGAAGTGCCTGTTGGAGAAGCAACACTTGGTCGTGTGTTGAATGTCTTGGGTGATCCAGTGGATAATGGTGAAGCTTTTGCAGCTGATGCAAAGCGTATGCCAATCCACCGTTCAGCACCTGCATATGATGAATTAACAACTTCAGTTGAAGTTTTGGAAACAGGGATTAAGGTTATCGACTTGTTGGCACCTTATATCCGTGGTGGAAAGATTGGATTGTTCGGTGGAGCCGGAGTTGGTAAGACTGTTTTGATCCAAGAATTGATCCACAATATTGCACAAGGTCACAATGGTATTTCTGTCTTCACTGGTGTCGGAGAACGTACACGTGAAGGTAACGACATGTACCACGAAATGAAGGACTCAGGCGTATTGGCGCAAACTGCCATGGTCTACGGACAAATGAATGAGCCTCCTGGAGCGCGTATGCGTGTGGCTTTGACTGGTTTGACAATTGCGGAATACTTCCGTGATGTGAACCATCAAGACGTTTTGTTGTTCATTGACAACATTTTCCGATTCACACAAGCTGGATCTGAAGTGTCAGCCTTGCTAGGTCGTATTCCATCAGCCGTTGGATACCAACCAACATTGGCTACTGAAATGGGACAATTGCAAGAACGTATTACGTCAACTAAGAATGGATCAATTACGTCAATCCAAGCCGTTTACGTGCCTGCCGATGACTATACTGACCCAGCGCCTGCAACAACATTCGCGCACTTGGATGCGACAACTAACTTGGAACGTTCTTTGACACAACAAGGAATCTACCCAGCGGTGGATCCATTGGCTTCTACGTCAACAGCGTTGACGCCTGAAATTGTTGGTCAAATGCATTACGATGTAGCGTCAGAAGTACAACGTACTTTGCAACGTTACCGTGAATTGCAAGACATTATTTCAATTCTTGGTATGGACGAATTGTCTGATGAAGAAAAGACAATTGTTAACCGTGCCCGTCGTATCCAATTCTTCTTGTCACAACCATTCTCTGTTGCGGAAACCTTTACTGGTGTCCAAGGAGAATATGTGCCAGTTGCGGAAACAGTTCGCAGTTTCAAGGCTATCCTTGATGGTGAATTTGACCAATACCCTGAAGAAGCGTTCCGAAATGTTGGAGCGATTGAACAAGTGGCCCAAAAAGCTGAAAAGCTTATGGGTTAA
- a CDS encoding F0F1 ATP synthase subunit gamma codes for MGASLQEIQHRISSTKNTRQITSAMQMVSTAKLGKIQRSGQGYKTYSQHLHNVVAHLAQAKLSNVGDTLLEQREVKEVGYLVITSDRGLVGGYNSTLLKAVLADIEARNLNRDQIVILAVGGNGADFFKKRGFNVAYEYREVPDVPVFNEVRDIVKMVTAMYNNEVFDELQVAYQHFVSRVSNEVTIEQFLPVNTEGMEATDPESGIQPEYEFEPSPEQILNVVLPQYAQSLIYGAILDAKTAEHAASVNSMSAASDNAKEVIDKLELQFNRARQSAITTEITEITGGMAALEK; via the coding sequence ATGGGAGCTTCTTTACAAGAAATTCAACACCGTATCAGCTCAACGAAAAATACCCGCCAAATTACGAGTGCCATGCAAATGGTCTCAACGGCAAAATTGGGTAAGATTCAACGTTCAGGGCAAGGGTATAAAACCTACTCACAACATTTGCATAATGTGGTTGCGCATTTGGCGCAAGCTAAGTTGTCAAATGTTGGAGATACGCTTTTAGAACAACGTGAAGTTAAAGAAGTTGGTTATTTGGTGATTACGTCTGACCGTGGTTTGGTGGGTGGATATAACTCTACTCTCCTTAAGGCGGTTTTGGCGGACATCGAAGCTCGCAACCTAAACCGTGATCAAATTGTTATTTTAGCGGTTGGTGGTAATGGCGCTGACTTCTTTAAGAAGCGTGGCTTTAATGTGGCGTATGAATATCGTGAGGTGCCGGACGTGCCCGTCTTTAATGAAGTACGCGATATCGTTAAGATGGTAACTGCAATGTATAACAACGAAGTCTTTGACGAGTTGCAAGTTGCTTACCAACATTTCGTATCACGTGTTTCAAATGAAGTAACGATTGAACAATTCTTACCTGTTAATACAGAAGGTATGGAAGCAACAGACCCTGAATCAGGGATTCAACCAGAATATGAATTTGAACCTTCACCGGAACAAATTTTGAATGTGGTTTTGCCGCAATATGCGCAAAGTCTCATTTACGGGGCAATCTTGGACGCGAAGACAGCGGAACACGCTGCTTCTGTTAATTCAATGTCTGCGGCTTCTGATAATGCCAAAGAAGTTATTGATAAGTTAGAATTGCAATTCAATCGTGCACGTCAAAGTGCGATCACGACTGAAATTACAGAAATTACGGGTGGAATGGCTGCACTTGAAAAGTAG
- the atpA gene encoding F0F1 ATP synthase subunit alpha produces MSIKAEEISSLIKEQLANYKEDLDVQETGTVTYVGDGIARVDGLENVLSGELVTFASGVYGMAQNLESNDVGIIILGRYDDIHEGDAVTRTGRVMEVPVGEEMIGRVVNALGQPIDGLGPINTTKTRPVETKAPGVMERKSVSEPLQTGFKAIDALVPIGRGQRELIIGDRKTGKTSVAIDTILNQKGQDVIAIYVAIGQKDSTVRTQVETLRRLGALDYTIVITAGPSEPAPLLYLAPYVGAAMGEEFMYNGKHVLVVYDDLSKQATAYRELSLILRRPPGREAYPGDVFYLHSRLLERAARLSDELGGGSMTALPVIETQAGDVSAYIPTNVISITDGQIFLDADMFYAGVRPAIDAGTSVSRVGGDAQIKAMKKVSGTLRLDLASYRELESFAQFGSDLDEATQAKLARGRRTVELLKQPLHSPMAVEDQVMVLYALTHGFIDDVAIEDIARFQDELISAMHASHTDLLQTILQTKDLPDTDLMDNAMSEFKSTFTGSQV; encoded by the coding sequence ATGAGCATTAAAGCTGAAGAAATCAGTTCTCTCATCAAAGAACAATTAGCTAACTACAAAGAAGACTTGGACGTTCAAGAAACTGGAACAGTGACTTACGTTGGTGACGGTATTGCCCGTGTTGACGGATTGGAAAATGTTCTTTCTGGCGAACTAGTAACTTTTGCAAGTGGTGTTTACGGAATGGCACAAAACCTTGAATCAAATGATGTTGGTATCATTATTCTTGGTCGTTATGATGATATTCATGAAGGTGACGCGGTTACGCGTACTGGACGTGTCATGGAAGTGCCTGTTGGTGAGGAAATGATTGGACGTGTTGTGAACGCATTGGGACAACCAATCGATGGATTGGGACCAATCAACACAACGAAGACTCGTCCAGTAGAAACAAAGGCACCTGGTGTTATGGAACGTAAGTCAGTTTCAGAACCTCTACAAACTGGATTTAAGGCGATTGACGCTTTGGTTCCAATTGGTCGAGGTCAACGTGAATTGATTATCGGAGACCGTAAGACAGGTAAGACTTCTGTTGCTATTGACACAATCTTGAACCAAAAGGGACAAGATGTTATCGCGATTTACGTTGCGATTGGTCAAAAGGACTCAACAGTTCGTACACAAGTTGAAACTTTGCGTCGACTTGGTGCGTTGGATTACACGATCGTTATTACAGCTGGACCTTCAGAACCAGCACCATTGCTTTACCTAGCGCCATATGTTGGGGCAGCCATGGGTGAAGAATTCATGTATAACGGAAAGCATGTTTTGGTTGTTTATGATGACTTGTCAAAGCAAGCAACTGCTTATCGTGAGCTGTCATTGATCTTGCGTCGTCCGCCAGGTCGTGAAGCTTACCCTGGTGACGTCTTCTACTTGCACTCACGTTTGTTGGAACGCGCTGCGCGTTTGTCTGACGAATTGGGTGGTGGATCAATGACTGCTTTGCCTGTTATTGAAACACAAGCGGGTGACGTTTCAGCGTATATCCCTACAAACGTTATTTCAATTACCGACGGACAAATCTTCTTAGATGCAGATATGTTCTATGCTGGTGTTCGTCCAGCCATTGATGCGGGAACATCTGTTTCTCGTGTTGGTGGAGACGCGCAAATTAAGGCGATGAAGAAGGTTTCTGGAACATTGCGTCTAGACTTGGCTTCATACCGTGAATTGGAATCATTTGCACAATTCGGTTCTGACTTGGACGAAGCCACACAAGCTAAGCTTGCTCGTGGACGTCGTACAGTTGAATTGTTGAAGCAACCATTGCATTCACCAATGGCTGTTGAAGACCAAGTTATGGTATTGTACGCGCTAACTCACGGATTCATTGATGATGTTGCAATTGAAGATATTGCACGTTTCCAAGATGAATTGATTAGTGCCATGCATGCATCACACACAGACTTGTTGCAAACTATTTTGCAAACAAAGGACTTGCCAGATACTGACTTGATGGACAATGCAATGTCTGAATTTAAGTCAACTTTTACAGGCAGCCAAGTCTAA
- the atpH gene encoding ATP synthase F1 subunit delta gives MVSNNKVTTAKRYAVALFELSHADNADSVTLEELQVRVAALSSDEVTMRALQSPQVPAAVKEEIMATVSANMTPLGARLLALVFENGRIGDLPLIVDAYRKLVDADQGRVTAEVTTVVALDDAQRERLTLKLKKQFNANEIVLVEKIDPAIIGGVIVQANNVTMDGSIAKKLAQVRQHIVG, from the coding sequence ATGGTCAGCAATAATAAAGTAACAACGGCAAAACGCTATGCTGTTGCTTTGTTTGAGCTATCACACGCGGATAACGCAGATAGTGTGACTTTAGAGGAATTACAAGTGCGTGTCGCGGCTTTATCATCTGATGAAGTGACAATGCGTGCTTTGCAATCACCACAAGTACCAGCTGCTGTTAAAGAAGAAATTATGGCAACTGTTTCAGCAAATATGACTCCTTTGGGAGCCCGTTTGTTGGCATTGGTATTTGAGAATGGTCGCATTGGTGATTTGCCATTGATTGTCGATGCTTATCGTAAGCTTGTTGACGCTGATCAAGGGCGAGTAACTGCTGAAGTGACGACTGTCGTTGCATTAGACGATGCACAACGTGAGCGTCTAACTTTAAAGTTGAAAAAACAATTTAACGCAAACGAAATTGTCTTAGTAGAAAAGATTGACCCAGCCATTATTGGTGGGGTTATTGTACAAGCAAATAACGTGACAATGGACGGCTCAATTGCTAAGAAATTAGCACAAGTTCGTCAACACATTGTTGGTTAA
- the atpF gene encoding F0F1 ATP synthase subunit B, with protein sequence MWNQFSLLGTGDGLALGNMLYLLVAFAFLMLLVKKYAWGPVTKMMDERAKRVAHDLDSAQEARIEAQALQQERQAALVAARNDANRIIADAKAAGTAQMEQIVADAQTKAQDVKEQAATQIAQDRQEALNAAKNDVAELSITIAQKMMQKELDIQEQKALIDAYIDGLGAQANGQQ encoded by the coding sequence ATGTGGAATCAATTTAGCCTGTTAGGTACTGGTGATGGGTTGGCTTTGGGGAACATGTTGTATCTATTAGTAGCGTTTGCATTTTTGATGCTACTAGTTAAGAAATATGCTTGGGGCCCAGTTACCAAGATGATGGACGAACGTGCAAAGCGTGTCGCCCACGACTTGGATTCTGCGCAAGAAGCACGTATTGAAGCTCAAGCTTTGCAACAAGAACGCCAAGCAGCCTTGGTTGCTGCGCGTAATGATGCTAATCGCATCATCGCGGATGCTAAAGCAGCAGGAACCGCACAAATGGAACAAATTGTTGCCGATGCACAAACAAAGGCACAAGATGTTAAAGAACAAGCAGCTACGCAAATTGCGCAAGATCGCCAAGAGGCATTGAATGCTGCTAAGAATGATGTCGCAGAACTTTCTATCACAATTGCGCAAAAGATGATGCAAAAAGAACTTGATATTCAAGAACAAAAAGCATTGATCGATGCATATATTGATGGGTTAGGAGCGCAAGCAAATGGTCAGCAATAA